From a single Leucoraja erinacea ecotype New England chromosome 38, Leri_hhj_1, whole genome shotgun sequence genomic region:
- the LOC129714068 gene encoding venom metalloproteinase inhibitor DM43-like — MHYASCSSLLPIVSVIDPPTSPKIFLDKSIGVYLRKETATLTCNITNQSYHDVEFYKENHLLTSRQLTIEDNIATFTVSRANQGGRYRCRYSTNLSGRPIRSHLSEPVRVTIANSPTPALFVDQSLAVRGGKVIFNCTSPRGHPGLIFYLYRHGESNYSDAKVADAWGNSVIFTIANVGDDDEGNYTCLYEAKDDTKPLTSALSDTVHVAVRGKCEAQSESRSEFGDSKYRLLFCQVHVTIRTDFAEKK; from the exons ATGC ATTATGCTTCATGTTCTTCTCTACTTCCCATTGTTTCCGTTATAGATCCACCAACCTCACCAAAGATTTTTCTTGATAAATCGATTGGGGTGTATTTGCGGAAAGAAACGGCTACACTTACCTGCAATATAACAAACCAATCCTACCACGACGTAGAATTCTACAAAGAAAACCATCTGCTTACCTCTCGGCAACTCACCATTGAGGATAACATTGCAACGTTTACTGTTTCAAGAGCAAATCAAGGAGGACGGTACCGATGCAGATACAGCACGAATTTGTCCGGAAGGCCAATTCGCTCCCACCTCAGCGAACCTGTGAGGGTCACGATAGCAA ATTCGCCGACGCCAGCGTTATTTGTGGATCAAAGTCTTGCTGTGAGAGGCGGAAAAGTCATCTTCAACTGCACAAGTCCCCGCGGTCATCCAGGCTTAATATTTTACTTATATAGACACGGGGAATCGAACTACTCGGATGCCAAGGTTGCAGATGCGTGGGGGAATTCTGTGATTTTCACCATCGCGAACGTGGGCGACGACGATGAAGGAAATTATACCTGTCTGTATGAAGCAAAGGATGACACAAAGCCGCTGACCTCTGCCCTCAGTGACACAGTACATGTTGCTGTTCGAGGCAAGTGTGAAGCACAGTCAGAAAGTAGATCAGAGTTTGGAGACAGTAAATATCGCTTGTTGTTTTGCCAGGTGCACGTAACGATTAGAACTGATTTTGCAGAGAAGAAATGA